One Brachyhypopomus gauderio isolate BG-103 chromosome 15, BGAUD_0.2, whole genome shotgun sequence genomic region harbors:
- the enpep gene encoding glutamyl aminopeptidase isoform X2 translates to MEGLHMDRDRKEKRYCISRTHVAIICLVIIVTGIAVGLGVGLSQKTSSPESTVNPTAPPPDQGPCGASNNTSGGWINFRLPDYITPFHYDLHMEPDLDTDLYTGSVTIHLRLSKPSAHLWLHIRDTFVTAVPSLMLSSSAGSTSVAVKGCFEYKPHEYVVVEAGEELRATGNDEHYVLTLHFQGWLNGSLVGFYRTTYQENGVTRKIAATDHEPTDARKSFPCFDEPNKKATYNISITHAESYEALSNMPVEHTEKLPGQKERTFFKKSVKMSTYLVCFAVHQFDYVQRTSASGVPLKIYAQPLQIHTAEYAANVTKAVFDFFEEYFDMRYSIGKLDKIAIPDFGTGAMENWGLITYRETNLLFDEKESSSNNKQRVASVISHELVHQWFGNTVTMDWWDDLWLNEGFASFFEYVGVDKAEHSWGMRDMMLVDDVFPVMVDDALLSSHPVIVEVSTPAEITSVFDAISYSKGASILRMLEYWIGRDKFRDGCRKYLKDFTFQNAKTSDFWKAQAEVSGQPVADVLDTWTKQMGYPVLRLNSTATGSTLTQERFLLDPTADPSQPTSPLGYRWTIPVQWHSLTTNTTTTILFERDQEELPITDYSPSTDGLIKVNKDHMGFYRVNHHDSMWRAIIQQLQTDHLVFSAADRSSYIDDVYALARADVVDYGIAFDLTQYLANETDYIVWQRVSSSIAYVRDMLASNSTLYPKFQKVFRDHVWKLSRELGWDDVGTHTQRLLRETVLGIACQMDDKEILDQASVIFKEWISGAKSVPVNLRLLVYRYGMKNAGTAEDWEVMFQRYLSATLAQEKDKLLYGLASTKDISLLSRLLEASKSENLVRSQDVFSLVRYVSLSKDGESMAWDWVTLNWDYLVNRYTINDRNLGRLLTRISTSYNTELQLWKMKNFFALHPNAGAGEMPRKQALETARNNMEWVRRNREEIQLWLDSNAA, encoded by the exons ATGGAAGGCTTACATATGGACAGAGACAGGAAAGAGAAGCGCTACTGTATCAGCAGGACTCACGTTGCCATCATCTGCTTGGTCATCATAGTGACAGGCATCGCAGTGGGGCTTGGGGTGGGCCTGAGCCAGAAGACCTCCTCTCCGGAGAGCACGGTGAACCCAACAGCTCCCCCCCCAGACCAGGGGCCCTGCGGGGCCTCCAACAACACCAGCGGGGGCTGGATCAACTTCCGCCTGCCTGATTATATCACACCATTCCACTACGATCTACACATGGAGCCGGACCTGGACACGGACTTGTACACTGGCAGCGTGACCATCCACCTGAGACTGAGTAAACCCAGCGCTCACCTGTGGCTACACATCCGGGACACCTTTGTGACTGCCGTCCCCTCCCTGATGTTGAGCAGCTCCGCCGGCTCCACCAGCGTGGCGGTGAAGGGTTGCTTTGAGTACAAGCCGCACGAGTACGTGGTGGTGGAAGCAGGCGAGGAGCTGAGGGCCACAGGCAACGATGAGCACTACGTCCTCACGCTACACTTCCAGGGTTGGCTCAACGGCTCCCTGGTAGGCTTTTACAGGACGACCTACCAGGAGAATGGAGTGACCAG AAAAATCGCTGCTACAGACCACGAACCCACCGATGCTCGTAAGTCTTTCCCCTGTTTTGATGAGCCGAACAAGAAGGCCACATACAACATCTCCATCACTCATGCTGAGAGCTATGAAGCCCTTTCCAACATGCCAGTGGAG cacacagaGAAGCTTCCAGGTCAAAAGGAAAGAACCTTTTTTAAAAAATCTGTTAAGATGAGCACCTACTTGGTATGTTTTGCCGTGCACCAGTTTGACTATGTGCAGCGGACCTCAGCGAGCGGCGTCCCA CTGAAAATCTACGCCCAGCCATTACAGATCCACACGGCCGAATATGCTGCAAATGTCACTAAGGCCGTCTTTGATTTTTTTGAAGAATACTTTGACATGCGATATTCTATTGGGAAGCTTG ATAAGATAGCAATCCCAGACTTTGGGACAGGAGCAATGGAGAACTGGGGCCTGATCACCTACAGAGAGACCAACCTGCTGTTTGATGAAAAGGAATCTTCATCAAACAACAAACAGCGGGTGGCCAGTGTCATTTCTCATGAACTCGTGCACCAG TGGTTTGGGAACACCGTCACTATGGACTGGTGGGATGACCTGTGGCTGAATGAGGGATTTGCCAGCTTCTTTGAGTATGTGGGTGTGGACAAGGCCGAACACAGCTGGGGAATG CGGGACATGATGCTGGTGGACGACGTATTTCCTGTCATGGTTGATGACGCACTGCTCTCCTCGCACCCTGTCATCGTAGAGGTGTCCACTCCAGCTGAGATCACGTCTGTCTTCGATGCCATTTCATATAGCAAG GGAGCGTCGATTTTGAGGATGTTGGAGTATTGGATCGGTAGAGACAAATTTAGAGATGGTTGTCGG AAATATTTGAAAGACTTTACTTTCCAGAATGCAAAGACATCAGATTTTTGGAAAGCACAGGCAGAG GTGAGTGGGCAACCTGTCGCAGATGTTTTGGACACATGGACCAAACAGATGGGCTACCCAGTGCTCAGGCTTAACAGCACAGCCACGGGGAGCACACTCACCCAGGAGAGGTTTCTCCTGGACCCTACAGCTGATCCCTCCCAACCCACCTCTCCTCTGGG CTACAGATGGACAATTCCTGTGCAGTGGCACTCTctgaccactaacaccaccaccaccatcttgtTTGAAAGAGATCAAGAAG AATTGCCTATCACAGACTACTCACCTTCTACTGATGGACTCATTAAAGTCAACAAGGACCACATGGGCTTTTACCGCGTCAATCACCATGACAGCATGTGGAGAGCCATCATCCAGCAGCTGCAAACAGACCACCTG GTGTTCAGTGCAGCAGACAGAAGCAGTTATATTGATGATGTATATGCTTTGGCAAG GGCGGATGTTGTAGACTATGGGATTGCCTTTGACTTAACCCAATACCTGGCCAATGAGACAGACTACATCGTGTGGCAGCGGGTCTCCTCTTCGATAGCCTACGTGAGGGACATGTTGGCATCTAACTCCACACTCTATCCCAAATTTCAG AAAGTTTTCCGTGACCATGTGTGGAAGCTCTCCAGGGAGCTGGGCTGGGATGATGTGGGCACCCATACACAACG GctgctgagagagacagttctgGGCATTGCCTGCCAGATGGATGACAAAGAGATTCTCGATCAGGCTTCTGTGATTTTTAAAGAGTGGATCAGTGGAGCAAAAAG TGTGCCAGTGAACCTGAGGCTGCTGGTGTACCGCTATGGAATGAAGAATGCAGGAACAGCGGAGGACTGGGAGGTCATGTTCCAGCGGTACCTCAGTGCCACGCTCGCTCAGGAGAAAGACAAGCTCCTGTATGGCCTAGCTTCCACAAAAGacatctccctcctcagcag GCTGCTGGAGGCGTCGAAGAGTGAGAACCTCGTGCGAAGCCAAGACGTATTCAGCTTGGTGCGATACGTGTCCCTAAGCAAGGATGGGGAGAGCATGGCTTGGGACTGGGTCACCCTCAACTGGGACTATCTAGTGAACAG GTACACTATTAACGACAGGAACCTGGGTCGTCTGCTTACCAGAATAAGTACTTCATACAACACAGAGCTGCAGCTATGGAAG ATGAAGAACTTCTTTGCTCTGCACCCAAACGCTGGAGCGGGAGAAATGCCCAGAAAGCAGGCCCTGGAGACCGCGAGGAACAACATGGAGTGGGTGAGGCGCAACAGAGAAGAGATCCAGCTCTGGCTAGACAGCAACGCGGCCTGA
- the enpep gene encoding glutamyl aminopeptidase isoform X1, which produces MEGLHMDRDRKEKRYCISRTHVAIICLVIIVTGIAVGLGVGLSQKTSSPESTVNPTAPPPDQGPCGASNNTSGGWINFRLPDYITPFHYDLHMEPDLDTDLYTGSVTIHLRLSKPSAHLWLHIRDTFVTAVPSLMLSSSAGSTSVAVKGCFEYKPHEYVVVEAGEELRATGNDEHYVLTLHFQGWLNGSLVGFYRTTYQENGVTRKIAATDHEPTDARKSFPCFDEPNKKATYNISITHAESYEALSNMPVEHTEKLPGQKERTFFKKSVKMSTYLVCFAVHQFDYVQRTSASGVPLKIYAQPLQIHTAEYAANVTKAVFDFFEEYFDMRYSIGKLDKIAIPDFGTGAMENWGLITYRETNLLFDEKESSSNNKQRVASVISHELVHQWFGNTVTMDWWDDLWLNEGFASFFEYVGVDKAEHSWGMRDMMLVDDVFPVMVDDALLSSHPVIVEVSTPAEITSVFDAISYSKGASILRMLEYWIGRDKFRDGCRKYLKDFTFQNAKTSDFWKAQAEVSGQPVADVLDTWTKQMGYPVLRLNSTATGSTLTQERFLLDPTADPSQPTSPLGYRWTIPVQWHSLTTNTTTTILFERDQEELPITDYSPSTDGLIKVNKDHMGFYRVNHHDSMWRAIIQQLQTDHLVFSAADRSSYIDDVYALARADVVDYGIAFDLTQYLANETDYIVWQRVSSSIAYVRDMLASNSTLYPKFQKVFRDHVWKLSRELGWDDVGTHTQRLLRETVLGIACQMDDKEILDQASVIFKEWISGAKSSVPVNLRLLVYRYGMKNAGTAEDWEVMFQRYLSATLAQEKDKLLYGLASTKDISLLSRLLEASKSENLVRSQDVFSLVRYVSLSKDGESMAWDWVTLNWDYLVNRYTINDRNLGRLLTRISTSYNTELQLWKMKNFFALHPNAGAGEMPRKQALETARNNMEWVRRNREEIQLWLDSNAA; this is translated from the exons ATGGAAGGCTTACATATGGACAGAGACAGGAAAGAGAAGCGCTACTGTATCAGCAGGACTCACGTTGCCATCATCTGCTTGGTCATCATAGTGACAGGCATCGCAGTGGGGCTTGGGGTGGGCCTGAGCCAGAAGACCTCCTCTCCGGAGAGCACGGTGAACCCAACAGCTCCCCCCCCAGACCAGGGGCCCTGCGGGGCCTCCAACAACACCAGCGGGGGCTGGATCAACTTCCGCCTGCCTGATTATATCACACCATTCCACTACGATCTACACATGGAGCCGGACCTGGACACGGACTTGTACACTGGCAGCGTGACCATCCACCTGAGACTGAGTAAACCCAGCGCTCACCTGTGGCTACACATCCGGGACACCTTTGTGACTGCCGTCCCCTCCCTGATGTTGAGCAGCTCCGCCGGCTCCACCAGCGTGGCGGTGAAGGGTTGCTTTGAGTACAAGCCGCACGAGTACGTGGTGGTGGAAGCAGGCGAGGAGCTGAGGGCCACAGGCAACGATGAGCACTACGTCCTCACGCTACACTTCCAGGGTTGGCTCAACGGCTCCCTGGTAGGCTTTTACAGGACGACCTACCAGGAGAATGGAGTGACCAG AAAAATCGCTGCTACAGACCACGAACCCACCGATGCTCGTAAGTCTTTCCCCTGTTTTGATGAGCCGAACAAGAAGGCCACATACAACATCTCCATCACTCATGCTGAGAGCTATGAAGCCCTTTCCAACATGCCAGTGGAG cacacagaGAAGCTTCCAGGTCAAAAGGAAAGAACCTTTTTTAAAAAATCTGTTAAGATGAGCACCTACTTGGTATGTTTTGCCGTGCACCAGTTTGACTATGTGCAGCGGACCTCAGCGAGCGGCGTCCCA CTGAAAATCTACGCCCAGCCATTACAGATCCACACGGCCGAATATGCTGCAAATGTCACTAAGGCCGTCTTTGATTTTTTTGAAGAATACTTTGACATGCGATATTCTATTGGGAAGCTTG ATAAGATAGCAATCCCAGACTTTGGGACAGGAGCAATGGAGAACTGGGGCCTGATCACCTACAGAGAGACCAACCTGCTGTTTGATGAAAAGGAATCTTCATCAAACAACAAACAGCGGGTGGCCAGTGTCATTTCTCATGAACTCGTGCACCAG TGGTTTGGGAACACCGTCACTATGGACTGGTGGGATGACCTGTGGCTGAATGAGGGATTTGCCAGCTTCTTTGAGTATGTGGGTGTGGACAAGGCCGAACACAGCTGGGGAATG CGGGACATGATGCTGGTGGACGACGTATTTCCTGTCATGGTTGATGACGCACTGCTCTCCTCGCACCCTGTCATCGTAGAGGTGTCCACTCCAGCTGAGATCACGTCTGTCTTCGATGCCATTTCATATAGCAAG GGAGCGTCGATTTTGAGGATGTTGGAGTATTGGATCGGTAGAGACAAATTTAGAGATGGTTGTCGG AAATATTTGAAAGACTTTACTTTCCAGAATGCAAAGACATCAGATTTTTGGAAAGCACAGGCAGAG GTGAGTGGGCAACCTGTCGCAGATGTTTTGGACACATGGACCAAACAGATGGGCTACCCAGTGCTCAGGCTTAACAGCACAGCCACGGGGAGCACACTCACCCAGGAGAGGTTTCTCCTGGACCCTACAGCTGATCCCTCCCAACCCACCTCTCCTCTGGG CTACAGATGGACAATTCCTGTGCAGTGGCACTCTctgaccactaacaccaccaccaccatcttgtTTGAAAGAGATCAAGAAG AATTGCCTATCACAGACTACTCACCTTCTACTGATGGACTCATTAAAGTCAACAAGGACCACATGGGCTTTTACCGCGTCAATCACCATGACAGCATGTGGAGAGCCATCATCCAGCAGCTGCAAACAGACCACCTG GTGTTCAGTGCAGCAGACAGAAGCAGTTATATTGATGATGTATATGCTTTGGCAAG GGCGGATGTTGTAGACTATGGGATTGCCTTTGACTTAACCCAATACCTGGCCAATGAGACAGACTACATCGTGTGGCAGCGGGTCTCCTCTTCGATAGCCTACGTGAGGGACATGTTGGCATCTAACTCCACACTCTATCCCAAATTTCAG AAAGTTTTCCGTGACCATGTGTGGAAGCTCTCCAGGGAGCTGGGCTGGGATGATGTGGGCACCCATACACAACG GctgctgagagagacagttctgGGCATTGCCTGCCAGATGGATGACAAAGAGATTCTCGATCAGGCTTCTGTGATTTTTAAAGAGTGGATCAGTGGAGCAAAAAG CAGTGTGCCAGTGAACCTGAGGCTGCTGGTGTACCGCTATGGAATGAAGAATGCAGGAACAGCGGAGGACTGGGAGGTCATGTTCCAGCGGTACCTCAGTGCCACGCTCGCTCAGGAGAAAGACAAGCTCCTGTATGGCCTAGCTTCCACAAAAGacatctccctcctcagcag GCTGCTGGAGGCGTCGAAGAGTGAGAACCTCGTGCGAAGCCAAGACGTATTCAGCTTGGTGCGATACGTGTCCCTAAGCAAGGATGGGGAGAGCATGGCTTGGGACTGGGTCACCCTCAACTGGGACTATCTAGTGAACAG GTACACTATTAACGACAGGAACCTGGGTCGTCTGCTTACCAGAATAAGTACTTCATACAACACAGAGCTGCAGCTATGGAAG ATGAAGAACTTCTTTGCTCTGCACCCAAACGCTGGAGCGGGAGAAATGCCCAGAAAGCAGGCCCTGGAGACCGCGAGGAACAACATGGAGTGGGTGAGGCGCAACAGAGAAGAGATCCAGCTCTGGCTAGACAGCAACGCGGCCTGA
- the rrh gene encoding visual pigment-like receptor peropsin → MGSEWLNASFEDVSFGGKSAFSQTEHNIVAGYLITACVISLSSNLVVLMIFVKFRELRNATNAIIINLALTDVGVAGIGYPMSAASDLHGSWKFGYTGCQIYAALNIFFGMASIGLLTVVAIDRYISICRPHIGQKMTTRSYTLLIVAAWLNAVFWSSMPIVGWAGYAPDPTGATCTINWRKNDASFISYTMAVVLVNFIIPLCVMFYCYYNVSVTLKRYKARNCLDGFNTDWSDQMDVTKMSVVMIVMFLLAWSPYAIVCLWASFSEPTLIPAPMAIIAPLFAKSSTFYNPCIYVIANRKFRRAIVGMLRCHTHQQATISSPVPMTTSQSPLNL, encoded by the exons ATGGGATCTGAATGGTTAAATGCTTCATTTGAAGATGTCAGTTTTGGTGGAAAAAGTGCCTTCTCACAAACTGAACACAACATCGTCGCTGGATACCTTATTACTGCAT gtgtgatcaGTTTGTCCAGCAACCTTGTGGTGCTGATGATATTTGTAAAGTTCAGAGAGCTGCGTAATGCCACGAATGCCATCATCATTAATCTGGCACTCACAGATGTGGGAGTTGCTGGCATCGGTTACCCCATGTCTGCTGCCTCAGACCTCCATGGTAGCTGGAAATTTGGATATACTGGTTGCCAG ATCTATGCTGCTCTGAATATCTTCTTCGGCATGGCAAGCATTGGGCTGCTCACTGTGGTGGCCATTGACCGATACATTAGCATCTGCAGACCCCACATAG gccagAAGATGACCACGCGCTCATATACACTCCTGATTGTGGCCGCATGGCTGAACGCAGTGTTCTGGTCGTCCATGCCCATTGTGGGTTGGGCTGGATATGCTCCTGATCCAACTGGAGCCACCTGCACCATCAACTGGAGGAAGAATGATGC GTCCTTCATCTCCTACACAATGGCGGTGGTTTTGGTTAACTTCATTATACCACTATGTGTCATGTTCTACTGTTACTACAACGTTTCAGTCACCTTGAAGAGGTACAAGGCACGTAACTGCCTAGACGGCTTCAACACAGACTGGTCAGATCAAATGGATGTAACCAAG ATGTCTGTTGTAATGATTGTGATGTTCCTGCTGGCGTGGTCCCCATACGCCATAGTGTGTCTTTGGGCGTCATTCAGTGAACCAACATTGATCCCAGCGCCAATGGCCATCATCGCGCCCCTCTTTGCAAAGTCCTCCACCTTCTACAACCCCTGCATTTACGTTATCGCCAACAGAAA GTTTAGAAGAGCTATCGTAGGAATGCTGCGATGCCACACCCACCAGCAAGCCACTATCAGCAGCCCGGTTCCCATGACTACCTCTCAATCGCCTCTCAACCTCTGA